One stretch of Acropora muricata isolate sample 2 chromosome 12, ASM3666990v1, whole genome shotgun sequence DNA includes these proteins:
- the LOC136893452 gene encoding uncharacterized protein, which produces MGIILLNPEKENMATREGIVRALRWLNSQNQQWLFWIAETSSVNGRSVCSMFSVRSTADSMLFLLPSTTWKPTLVQQLHDNNLTEVDVVDRLSEILEKTCDALKVLSAQREQLDKFRADREEQDHNFRQAQLEDQTCESDSRKSERQDNEKKARETRLSDEPEDGITIRIRGSTGTLSRKFKRGAHFQEVYDWAGTIESLPHYFTLHRGNEIVSHPEKLKQDETLNLTEREETEMETYFHSSEVSFKGNYHYREGVLSKTLEDAEEDGEHNIEEDRKTDGNEEVPDTSLEKKKRKRKNNRTTAQRLKKRKEMEGNRKTGN; this is translated from the exons ATGGGGATAATCCTTTTAaaccctgaaaaggaaaacatggCCACCAGAGAAGGCATTGTCAG GGCTCTTAGATGGCTGAATAGCCAGAACCAGCAGTGGTTGTTCTGGATTGCTGAAACTTCCTCAGTAAATGGTAGATCAG TTTGCAGCATGTTCAGTGTGCGGAGCACTGCGGACTCCATGCTGTTTCTCCTGCCATCGACTACATGGAAGCCAACCTTGGTGCAGCAACTCCACg ATAACAACCTTACGGAAGTAGATGTCGTGGACAGGTTGTCCGAGATCTTAGAAAAGACTTGCGACGCCCTCAAGGTGCTGTCGGCGCAAAG AGAACAACTTGACAAATTTCGGGCGGACAGGGAGGAACAGGATCACAACTTCCGTCAAGCGCAATTGGAGGATCAAACATGTGAAAGTGATTCAAGAAAATCTGAACGACAG GATAACGAAAAGAAGGCAAGGGAAACCCGCTTGTCCGATGAGCCAGAGGATGGCATAACTATCCGAATTCGTGGCTCGACAGGGACGTTGTCGAGGAAATTTAAAAGAGGCGCCCATTTTCAG GAGGTCTACGACTGGGCTGGGACAATTGAAAGTTTGCCCCACTACTTCACCTTACATCGAGGCAATGAAATTGTTTCCCACCCAGAAAAGCTCAAGCAAGATGAGACATTGAACCTCACTGAAAGA GAGGAGACAGAAATGGAAACATATTTCCACTCTTCTGAG GTTTCCTTCAAAGGAAATTATCATTACAGGGAAGGTGTACTGTCAAAAACCCTGGAAG ATGCCGAAGAAGATGGAGAGCATAATATCGAAGAAGATAGGAAGACAGATGGAAATGAAGAGGTGCCGGACACGtctttagaaaagaaaaaaaggaaaaggaaaaacaacagAACAACAGCTCAAAGactgaagaaaaggaaagagatGGAAGGAAATAGAAAAACTGGCAATTGA